In the Haemorhous mexicanus isolate bHaeMex1 chromosome 16, bHaeMex1.pri, whole genome shotgun sequence genome, agaaaggctgaaatggagcctttccccagcgtTTCCCTCGGGGTTCATTGcgggctgaagctctgtgctggcgctggcccgagcgccaccatccctgcagccgccaggcctttgctgtccccccgtgtccgttccctgtccccgagtcccgcccggctctggcagcagcagcagccgcagcgcagggggcgccggcccggcccagccggggctcccggccaggagcagcagcagcgccggccccttcccgcctgctcctgcctcggctcccgagggctttttccagctcagttctggagtagagcagcaatcacccacacagccctgacTGCGCAGGGcccgcctgtgctgccctgacccagcccgcagagaaagaaaggatcgggttccagcgctgttttcagcactgctttactcaccctgaggtgacagcaggaggctgctgctgcctttgccttggcaATTGGAGATCATGGCTGCTCTTGCCACTTGAAATTTACCTGTAAAACTGCAATTGCCTTTTTTGATCAGTGCTACCCAGAGTGCTTTCGTGACAGTGAAtgtgggaatccttaaaatcagagggttttgggaaagctgcaaaaggcaggcctcagagacagcagatctgtgattagagctaagcgGTAACCATGAGatagggcagcagaaaagttaaataagaagtgggaaagtaaggacaaatagaacaataatttgtgtattaacgcttggctagaaaaactccctaagctgcagaaaagtatatctagcctGATATTAGGAAGTACTGAGCTTAATAAATGAGCTCTGAGCATTGTGGCtcacaagcaggtattgtattcgaaataatcaggcattgttttaaccgaaggtacgtgtgcttataatggttggatagaactactgtcaatatgctttaCTTTGCGTGATTGGTccaaaaacttttaaagtaagttgtaacattgagttctttgtctgctgccgaGGACACAAACTGccggcatcttcccactgtcataaccatgtaatgagactgatgctggaaaataaacacctcaAGACACATTCCTCAGCAGTCCGGTCCTGCTTGTGATTTTGTACATAGACCCCCGGCCGGCAATAGGTGAACTGAGGCTTTtggtcacaggcatcatgattaGCAGATCTTGAAATCCTCTAAAGTCCCTGAGCATTACGTCAAGGAGAATtaaagccacacagaccacatttgcagtgctcaaacacggccctgttgctgctgctgctgaaataaaatcacagaaattgcctctcaagtgtcaaatcaaatgaaaaaatccaccaggagaaagagaaaccagaacttctcgactcacttcattgtttctccttctgagcagcagcagcagcaagtggagatgcgcagaggtatttccagctgctgctgatcccagctggagcccagcctgctgcccagtcccagcgggaagctgagcccagcccggggagctccCGCAGTGTCGGGAGCTCAGCGCACgcggggccaggcccagagccccgggcacggccgcccattgcggggcagcggcgcagACGGAATGTCCTGCggcccaaacctcctgctcctgccacacagcgccagcgctctccccctcctcctcctctcccagcacggcacaaattccagctcggaggaggcttccccagagagggctcaggctcctgcttcagcctcagggtccctgcagaggaacagggcatcTTTCAGGCACTTCCACAAGCTCTGGGCTGCCATTTCATGGGCaatctgggatgaaaatggacttgttaggaagcacaaaagcagagggaattgatcagaaattattaggaaaaaatgaccCTTCTTAGAGACAAAGTTCGCAAAGTCATTCcatgcatttctccttttcaaattcttccagtCATCTCCTGACAGGTCCAGCATGTTCTGGTACTTTTCATGAACTGACTGTACTCTTGATTCATATCAATGCATGAGATGGAGAAGCATCTGAACTGAACACTGAAACAAACTCCCTCTGTCAGCCCATTTTCATCTTCTAGCTCACTTTCCCTATGTCCACGGGCATGTTGGAATGattatcccacagctctccatttctggctgcaggctctggagattctttctctgcattcagtcagGTTTGCATTCCCTAACAATTCCTGGTAGCCCATCATGTTTTCTGAGGGTAGAACAGTAACATTGAAAACCTCACCAATGGCACAACTGCCCAGCCCACAAGGAGAACAAAGAACAAGCTGTcaagttcttcaaatatttgtcctgctttgctgcaagagtCGTGCTGCACGCACggtgtggaaagccaagaggagctgcagttggtggcacatcttgtgacagaagctgcacctcgttctccaggaaagattcttggaaagagcaaagaggactgaggagcagatgatgggaaaactgaaagagcttttaagaaattcaaagaaaacagaaagaaaccatctGAGATGTTTTACTCGGTTTATTTTTATGCTCCCCTTTCCCATCTTGCACTACTTCTCCTTCCCATTAATTCCAAATGGATCTCACCTCGAAGATCCATGACTTGGCAAGTTGTAGACACTGTCAAATACCATGAGCTACACCCAGTTTGCCTTCCcctggttttctttggaaagcaatgctggagaggtaagtgcagtgcctgggtcATGTACAAATTCAGCATTCAGGGAATGCGCTCTGATAGTGTTtgaccctcagcagggacaatgcacagcagggactgaggggatTCCTGTGCCGCTGTGCAGGAGTGCAGACTCTGGGTCTTGGCTGAACACGGCCAAGTTCCCGTGTTtggacaggctcaggggctgcccccggggagcgcggggctcgGCGCGGGGGCGAGTGGGCAACGGACAAACTGACACGGGGACAAACGGCCCCGGCGCTTCAgttgcagcggcagcagcagcagcgaaagcagcGACTTTGCCGAGCCCCTCTTGcttgtcctctccctctcccgcagtcccgcttgtcccgcagtcccgcttgtctctccctctcccggTCTCCCTTTCCCGaggtcccctcctctcccagtctctctCCCCATGCCCGGTCGGGCcatgcccccggcccgccctcggccccgggcggggctgccccgtcCCCGGCCCCGGGCGTCCCGCCGCGGTCTCGCCTCCGGCCGGCTCTGGCCGTACTGGcggtggcgctgctgggcgggcatcagtgcctggggctggggcggcatcgcctccctttggctccgcctggccagagcctggcaccggccccggccccggccccggccccggccccggccccggccctagccccagcccctcccgggGCCCGCGGAGGACAcaggcggcgcggccgctcccgccgcctccgctgccgcttgcccggcccgagctccgccgctcggcagcgcggccgccggccccgagccgccgcTGTCCCGCTGCAAGGAGCgaacgcctggggatggccggcccggggcgcttgaggggcgctcgggggccgttgccggccccgggccgagcgctgacagccgcgtcccgccggcagggaaggcgcagcagggcctgaaggagcagtaccggctgggctcgctgctggggcgcggcggcttcggcagcgtcttcgcggccacgcggctctcggacggcgccccggtgagcggcgggcgcaggaggaggaggaggagggggcggaggaggaggagggcggaggatggggctgggcaaggTGGACGGCGAACTCAGCCCgctgctgcccttggcttgcaggtggccatcaaaagggTGCCACGGGAGCGCGTCCGGCActggggcgagctggtgagtgagcggggccagcgggagcagccgggccgtgccgggcggGGACGAGCCGAGGCCCGACAGGGTGGAAGCCGCCAGGACGCCTCGAGGGAGAGCGGGCgtggggccagcgcagggcacagagcatcccaggctggctgagggcttccTGAGCCCCGGAACGGCATCAGCCCCACTGACGGCAtcgtgctcctcccgcagcccgcCGGCACCAGCGCAcccctggagatcgtgctgctggccaaggtgtccactggcttccctggtgtggtccagctgctggagtggcttgaGCTCCCCAACGACGTcttgatggtgctggagcgcccggagcggtgtcaggacctgcAGCGTTTCATTCGAGCTCGGGGCTTCCTGCCCGAGGAGGTGGCGCGGGAgctgttccgccaggtgctggaggccgtgcagcactgcaccagctgcagggtcctgcacagggacatcaaaccagagaacatcctggttgacctggccaccgggcaggccaaattgattgactttggctgtggcacctacctgcaggacacagcctacactcactttgcaggtgagcccacacagggtgtgctcctggtcccagcatctcatggcccaacatctcacagcccaagctgggtgtggcagtggggattctcccttctgcagcccttcatggcactgagacttcagccaagttgcttttgagcagggctgggtgtggagccagcttccagccctgcaggcagcctttgcccaccactctgcccaggactggggctggggcagccagcccagcaaaTCACCCGTGGGTGCGGGTAGCTGAGAGGGGGGGTCGGAACCAGTGCCCCAGCCAGTTTGGTGtgcaggtgagaaagggctTGGACTGCTCCACTCGCCTGCTTTTTTTTGGGTTCATAATGTTTTTGgagcaatgcaggcagggaggatgcaggcatggattttcccccagcactgagtggtTTCTTCCTTGTTATGGTGGGGCCTTGCCAGGGATtccactgccctcttccaaccccagtggcttcttttccaaccccaagtctgtacacaagtcccaggtgctggtgagagggcagtgcGTCACACCCCGtgtgccactggagcagggatgctggggccaggctctgggagcagcagcatccccctgatgaactccatctgtattccataggaacacGGTCATACAGCCCCCCGGAATGGACCCACTTTGGCTGGTACTATGGCAGGCCAGctaccatctggtccctgggcatcctgctgcaccagatggtctgtggggagcaccctttcaggaggggccagaacatcagctgggaccatcagctctcgctgccacaagggctctctcaaggtggatcctcatctctgggcaggggggaataccagtgctgggagacagcagcaggctcgtgagcatcctgctctggcagctgctgaggaggtggcacttGTCCcgctctcctgctctcctccaaacCAGGGAATGTATGGGAAAGCttaggcccagctctgagcacatccagcatggcctgggcacgggaatagtggggcaaagccaacaggagccttctccaactGACCGGCggtttgtggtttctctgcccAGAGTGCCAAGATCTGATCAGGCGGTGTTTATCTATGCTGGACTTGGAAAGGCCCTCattagaagagctgctctgtcatccttggatgcaggatattcatctgccctagaagaagggagagagccacaggcacactgtgatgcagggccctggtaagttacagctccacacatgccttggcagtcagaagcaaaggaagccagacttttttgtcctgcccgtgtcactgcccagggctcatcagatgggaacacagagcccttgtgctggagctgagctgctctgcccagcactggtggccaccatctgagctggttttgcttgtcctggttccctgacagctggggccttgggcagaacctgagagcctggtctcaccccagggaaggagaaggagcccctggagaagctgtaccaggtgggactgctgctgctggagacagcgaGGATGACATCAAGGATGGCAACCTCTTCCTGGACCAGACCACAGGCCAGCTGAAGATGATAGACTTTGATTGTTGCaccttcttcaaagccaggctccacagcAAATTTACAGATGAGTCCACACCCAGGGGGATGCTTCCACATTTGGCCATTGCACAGCCTGGCGGGGAACCAaaggttccccctttgctggggcagatgcagctgatcCTTCAGTCGCCTGcacagctggttttggcagggctggggggatgggctgggctgggtacgaaatgggagtgggctcctggccctgccaacagcccccagcccccaccgtgccccgggctggggctggggcagccagcccgacacaaacaaaccccacggtgggagcagaggtgggactccagaacctgtgctgaggctgctttgctgtgcaggcaaggaagggcttgggctgctccactgcccttgtttgATTTGGGATCAGCATTATTgtggggggcagtgcaggggggaagggagaaagcctgggcttcccttccctgtgtgtgggtttttccttgcatgcaggggttgggccttcctcaaggccctggcagagataagatctttttaccttttttcttgtttcccctttttgtctgtaatctattttcaataatttgttgtttgtttttctagatgaaGCCTTATAGGTTGGGTCCAGTCTGGATCAGGAAGTGCTtgggaccagctgcagtgtggatgggccgtgcccttggagaaggctgaggacatcGTTTGGGACCAGCTTTTCTTCTAGCAGGGGAGGGCGTGAGGTGGGTCCCCGTCTGCCTGGcatggtgggatcagagcttctgggagatggcagcgagcacaggagcctcctgctctgggcagctgctaaggaggtggatgtgccctggctggctgcaggctgggcacacgtcctgccctcctgccctgctgccaaaagcagcagtgatgggcagctctgggcaccgctctgagcacggccagcatggcctgggcaccgtgggcggctgggacaagggcacaggagccttcagctgacgggcggtttctgctttctctccttgcagccgggctctgcaggtgctgaggctgctctgggctctgccagggctctgctggagctcagcaccgggctggaatcagccaaagaagaaatggtggCTGTAACGTTGGCTTGAGGGGGAGTGGGTTGAAGACAAAGACACTAACTCACCCCAATGTTCATGTGGCAAACAGAGAGCATTTATTCTCAAGCCCTTCCTTCtaaagggcctttgaaaaacccagtctggataatttcattgctctgctctctatgccttgtcaggttctgcccagtgaaatgctgcagccttggcagagatgtGACTGGGCAAGGCCCCTGTCAGTCAAACCAGGGGCTGGTGCATTCACACAGCACTagccagcctgcactgtgacacatggcagcagagtgcaaggcacagctccgggtgctccccaggaacctcagctctgggagcactgtctgccccaagctccaggggctgcagtgggagcccagctgggctctgcccaggggccatcctgcaggggcagctggaaacagggagcattcccttgccacaaagagccaagccagggcttgcagggcagctgctccagcctggactgcactgttgtgtgctgtgctctggggctggggctccctgcacaggggactGGATGGTGTGCCAGAGTGTTGTCTTAGATAACACAAATTCTAGCGTCATCATAGTGCAAGGATTTCGTATTGTTAGAGCTTCATACCTTCTTgttgttcctcacaggcagttCCTCTACACACTGACTGTTCCAGATCCTTGCAGGAGTAATCTGACTCCTCTCACTCCTCGTTCCTTACTCTTATATATCACTAGTGCTTGTTGGTTGCAGGTGTGgcctgtcaagatcaggcccgcctccaatcttcagcaactggtccagctgcaactcattggggacAAGATCACCCTGTacaccagaggagacagagcagcttcagcttcGGCCTAACTGAGGTGGGtgtgtgggctgggaagggtgaagaggctcaaggggattcagagagctcatcctgcaggaaggacaagggaaagggagtgggagctcagcagtgagcagagctgagggctggagagtggctctcaatgacaccaaaatcccatgggacctctgagacattgctgctcctcagccagtgacaggatgcaTCCCTaagcctggggctcagccttccTCGTGGGGAGGGGCACCAAGGAAGGCAACAGTGTGATACAGGCTGCAATGGGCTGGGAACTCAccgagggaaaagagggagcagtAGTAAGAGGCAGATGGGGAGAgaactgttcagagaagggctgagctaCAACTTGagcaagctgagaaatgtcatttgAGGGGCATCCCagattgatttcatttcagaagttattgaacaaatttattttttggggggtgtcatCTTTTCCCTTGGAGGTGAACACTCCAAAACTTGAGCTATGCTGCCAAAATGCTCAAgcaagtctgtgctgcaggtcacaccatttcttctttggctgattccagcctggtgctgagctccagcagagccctggcagagcccagagcagcctcagcacccgcagagcccggctgcaaggagagaaagcagaaaccgcccgtcagctgaaggctcctgtgcccttgtcccagctgcccacggtgcccaggccatgctggccgtgctcagagcggtgcccagagctgcccatcactgctgcttttggcagcagggcaggagggcaggacgtgtgcccagcctgcagccagccagggcacatccacctcctcagcagctgcccagagcaggaggctcctgtgctcgctgccatctcccagaagctctgatcccaccatgCCAGGCAGACGGGGACCCACCTCACGCCCTCCCCTGCTAGAAGAAAAGCTGGTCCCAAACgatgtcctcagccttctccaagggcacggcccatccacactgcagctggtcccaAGCACTTCCTGATCCAGACTGGACCCAACCTATAAGGCttcatctagaaaaacaaacaacaaattattgaaaatagattacagacaaaaaggggaaacaagaaaaaaggtaaaaaaatcttatctctgccagggccttgaggaaggcccaacccctgcatgcaaggaaaaacccaGACACGGGGAAGGGAAGCCcaggctttctcccttcccccctgcactgccccccacAATAATgctgatcccaaagcaaacaagggcagtggagcagcccaagcccttccttgcctgcacagcaaagcagcctcagcacaggttctggagtcccacctctgctcccaccatggggtttgtttgtgtcgggctggctgccccagcccggggcacggtggaggctgggggctgttggcagggccaggagcccactcccatttcgtacccagcccagcccatcccctcagccctgccaaaaccagctgtgCAGGCGACTGAAGgatcagctgcatctgccccagcaaagggggaacctttggttcccagccaggctgtgcaatgcccaaatctgggagcatccccctgGGTGTGGACTCATCTGTAAATTTgctgtggagcctggctttggagaAGGTGCCACaatcaaagtccatcatcttcagctggccagtggccaggtccaggaagaggttgccatccttgatgtcatcctcgctgtctccagcagcagcagtcccacctggtacagcttctccaggggctccttctccttccctggggtgagaccaggctctcaggttctgcccaaggccccagctgtcagggaaccaggacaagcaaaaccagctcagatggtggccaccagtgctgggcagagcagctcagctccagcacaagggctgtgtgttcccatctgatgagccctgggcagtgacacgggcaggacaaaaaagtctggcttcctttgcttctgactgCCAAGGCGTGTGTGGAGCTGTAACTTACCAGGGCCCTGCATCacagtgtgcctgtggctctctcccttcttctagggcagatgaatatcctgcatccaaggatgacagagcagctcttctaatGAGGGCCTTTCCAAGTCCAGCATGGATAAACACCGCCTGATCAGATCTTGGCACTCTgggcagagaaaccacaaaccGCCGGTCagttggagaaggctcctgttggctttgccccactattcccgtgcccaggccatgctggatgtgctcagagctgggcctaagctttcccatccattccctggtttggaggagagcaggggagcaggacatgtgccacctcctcagcagctgccagagcaggatgctcacgagcctgctgctgtctcccagcactggtattcccccctgcccagagatgaggatccaccttgagagagcccttgtggcagcgagagctgatggtcccagctgatgttctggcccctcctgaaagggtgctccccacagaccatctggtgcagcaggatgcccagggaccagatggtagCTGGCCTGCCATAGTACCAGCCAAAGTGGGTCCATTCCGGGGGGCTGTATGACCgtgttcctatggaatacagatggagttcatcagggggatgctgctgctcccagagcctggccccagcatccctgctccagtggcacaTGGGGTGTGACgcactgccctctcaccagcacctgggacttgtgtacagacttggggttggaaaagaagccactagggttggaagagggcagtggaATCCCTGGCAAGGCCCCACCATAACAAGGAAGAAaccactcagtgctgggggaaaatcCATGCCTGCATCCTTCCTGCCTGCATTGCTCCAAAAACATTatgaacccaaaacaaaccaggcgagtggagcagtccaagccctttctcacctgcaCACCAAACTGGCTGGGGCACTGGTTCCGACCCCCCCTCTCGGCTACCCCCACCCACGGGTGTttttgctgggctggctgccccagccccagtcctgggcagagtggtgggcaaaggctgcctgcagggctggaagctggctccacacccagccctgctcaaaagcaacttggctgaagtctcagtgccatgaagggctgcagaagggagaatccccactgccacaccAAGCTTGGGCTGTGAGATGTTGGGCCATGAGATGGTGGGATCAGGAGCACACCCTgtgtgggctcacctgcaaagtgagtgtaggctgtgtcctgcaggtaggtgccacagccaaagtcaatcaatttggcctgcccggtggccaggtcaaccaggatgttctctggtttgatgtccctgtgcaggaccctgcagctggtgcagtgctgcacggcctccagcacctggcggaacagcTCCCGCGCCACCTCCTCGGGCAGGAAGCCCCGAGCTCGAATGAAACGCTgcaggtcctgacaccgctccgggcgctccagcaccatcaagACGTCGTTGGGGAGCtcaagccactccagcagctggaccacaccagggaagccagtggacaccttgaccagcagcacgatctccaggggTGCGCTGGTGCCGgcgggctgcgggaggagcacgaTGCCGTCAGTGGGGCTGATGCCGTGCCGGGGCTCGggaagccctcagccagcctgggatgctctgtgccctgcgctggccccacGCCTGCTCTCCCTCGAGGCGTCCTGGCGGCTTCCACCCTGTCGGGCCTCGGCTCATCCCCGCCCGCCACGGCCCGGCTgctcccgctggccccgctcacttACCAGCTCGCCCCAGTGCCGGACGCGCTCCCGTGGCAcccttttgatggccacctgcaagccaagggcagcagcGGGCTGAGTTCGCCGCCCGccttgctcagccccatcctccgccctcctcctcctccgccccctcctcctcctcctcctgcgcccgccgctcaccggggcgccgtccgagagccgcgtggccgcgaagacgctgccgaagccgccgcgccccagcagcgagcccagccggtactgctccttcaggccctgctgcgccttccctgccggcgggacgcggctgtcagcgctcggcccggggccAGCAGTggcccccgagcgcccctcaagcgccccgggccggccatccccaggcgttcgctccctgcagcgggacagcggcggctcggggccggcggccgcgctgccgacTGGCGGAGCTTGGGCCGAGCAagcggcagcggaggcggcgggagcggccgcgccgcctgTGTCCTCTGCGGgccccgggaggggccggggcaggggctggggccggggccaggctctggccaggcggagccaaagggaggcgatgccgccccagccccaggcactgatgcccgcccagcagcgccaccgCCAGTACGACCAGAGCCGGCCGGAGGCGAGACCGCGGCGGGACGCCCGGGGCCGGGgacggggcagccccgccccgggccgggggcaggCGG is a window encoding:
- the LOC132335059 gene encoding serine/threonine-protein kinase pim-1-like; this encodes MPGRAMPPACPRPGAGLPRPRPRASRRGLASGRLWSYWRWRCWAGISAWGWGGIASLWLRLARAWPRPQPLPRPLPGPAEDTGGAAAPAASAAACSAQAPPVGSAAAGPEPPLSRCRERTPGDGRPGALEGRSGATAGPGPSADSRVPPAGKAQQGLKEQYRLGSLLGRGGFGSVFAATRLSDGAPVAIKRVPRERVRHWGELPAGTSAPLEIVLLVKVSTGFPGVVQLLEWLELPNDVLMVLERPERCQDLQRFIRARGFLPEEVARELFRQVLEAVQHCTSCRVLHRDIKPENILVDLATGQAKLIDFGCGTYLQDTAYTHFAGTRSYSPPEWTHFGWYYGRPATIWSLGILLHQMVCGEHPFRRGQNISWDHQLSLPQGLSQECQDLIRRCLSMLDLERPSLEELLCHPWMQDIHLP